A single region of the Nocardioides aquaticus genome encodes:
- a CDS encoding pyridoxal phosphate-dependent aminotransferase, translating to MRQIRQSRKLHDVRYDVRGPILVEAQRLEAEGHRILKLNIGNPAPFGFEAPEAILADMHHHLHEAQGYSDSRGIYPARTAVAQYYQQQGLRDAVVDDVFIGNGVSELISMVLQAFVDDGNEILVPAPDYPLWTGAVTLSGGVPVHYECDEADGWNPDLADVEAKITEHTQALVIINPNNPTGAVYSKEVVEGLVDIARRHELVVFSDEIYEKILFEDAVHHHAALAAGDDVLCLTFSGLSKAYRVCGYRAGWVLISGPQEVATDFIEGLTLIANMRMCANVPAQHAIQTALGGYQSIEELIVPGGRFYEQSMLADRMLNEIPGVTSVRPRGALYCFPRLDPEVYPIEDDEAFVIELLRAKKILVTHGTGFNWVRPDHFRLVTLPDVAVLEEAIGRIGDFLAGRRS from the coding sequence GTGCGCCAGATCCGCCAGAGCCGCAAGCTCCACGACGTCCGCTACGACGTCCGGGGACCCATCCTCGTCGAGGCCCAGCGCCTGGAGGCGGAGGGACACCGGATCCTGAAGCTCAACATCGGCAACCCGGCGCCGTTCGGCTTCGAGGCCCCCGAGGCGATCCTCGCCGACATGCACCACCACCTGCACGAGGCGCAGGGCTACAGCGACTCCCGCGGGATCTACCCCGCCCGCACGGCCGTGGCGCAGTACTACCAGCAGCAGGGCCTGCGCGACGCCGTCGTCGACGACGTCTTCATCGGCAACGGCGTCTCCGAGCTGATCTCGATGGTGCTCCAGGCCTTTGTCGACGACGGCAACGAGATCCTGGTGCCGGCGCCGGACTACCCGCTGTGGACCGGGGCCGTGACGCTGTCCGGCGGGGTGCCGGTGCACTACGAGTGCGACGAGGCGGACGGGTGGAACCCCGACCTGGCCGACGTCGAGGCCAAGATCACCGAGCACACCCAGGCCCTGGTCATCATCAACCCCAACAACCCCACGGGCGCGGTCTACAGCAAGGAGGTCGTCGAGGGCCTGGTCGACATCGCCCGGCGCCACGAGCTGGTCGTGTTCTCCGACGAGATCTACGAGAAGATCCTCTTCGAGGACGCCGTCCACCACCACGCGGCGCTCGCCGCCGGGGACGACGTACTGTGCCTGACCTTCAGCGGCCTGTCGAAGGCCTACCGCGTCTGCGGCTACCGGGCCGGCTGGGTGCTGATCTCGGGCCCCCAGGAGGTCGCGACCGACTTCATCGAGGGCCTCACGCTGATCGCCAACATGCGGATGTGCGCCAACGTGCCGGCCCAGCACGCGATCCAGACCGCCCTCGGCGGGTACCAGTCCATCGAGGAGCTGATCGTGCCCGGAGGACGCTTCTACGAGCAGTCCATGCTGGCCGACCGGATGCTCAACGAGATCCCCGGGGTGACCTCCGTACGCCCCCGCGGGGCGCTCTACTGCTTCCCGCGCCTGGACCCCGAGGTCTACCCGATCGAGGACGACGAGGCGTTCGTGATCGAGCTGCTGCGCGCCAAGAAGATCCTGGTCACGCACGGCACCGGGTTCAACTGGGTCCGCCCCGACCACTTCCGGCTGGTGACGCTGCCCGACGTCGCCGTCCTGGAGGAGGCCATCGG